From Roseburia hominis, the proteins below share one genomic window:
- a CDS encoding shikimate dehydrogenase translates to MAERITGHTELIGLMAYPIRHSSSPAMHNEAFAYLGLDYAYLAFEVDNSTLEDAVKGLRALKLVGSNVSMPNKTVVHKYLDELSPAAKMCGAVNTIVNDNGKLIGHITDGIGYMQSLKDYDIDVIGKKMTIAGAGGAATAIEIQAALDGVKEMSIFNIRDKFWDNAVETVEKINSNTNCKATLYDLEDLEVLRREINDSYLFANATGVGMKPLEGKAVIPDKSFLRPDLIVTDTVYSPAETELLRMAKEVGCKNMNGFGMMLFQGAAAFKLWTGKEMPIEHMKEVLGIKYGA, encoded by the coding sequence ATGGCAGAAAGAATTACAGGTCACACAGAACTTATCGGACTTATGGCGTATCCGATTCGCCATTCCAGCTCGCCGGCAATGCACAACGAGGCATTTGCTTACCTGGGACTGGACTATGCATATCTTGCATTTGAGGTAGACAACAGCACACTGGAAGATGCAGTAAAAGGCCTTCGTGCATTAAAACTGGTAGGCTCCAATGTTTCCATGCCGAACAAGACAGTCGTACATAAATATCTTGACGAGCTTTCACCGGCAGCGAAAATGTGCGGTGCGGTTAATACGATCGTCAATGACAACGGAAAGCTGATCGGACACATTACAGACGGTATCGGATATATGCAGTCTCTGAAAGACTACGATATTGACGTGATTGGGAAGAAAATGACCATCGCCGGTGCGGGCGGAGCAGCAACTGCGATCGAGATTCAGGCAGCGCTGGACGGCGTAAAAGAAATGTCAATCTTCAATATCAGAGATAAGTTCTGGGATAACGCAGTAGAGACCGTTGAAAAGATCAACAGCAACACGAACTGTAAGGCGACCCTCTACGATCTGGAGGATCTGGAGGTATTAAGAAGAGAGATCAATGATTCCTATCTGTTCGCGAATGCAACAGGCGTGGGAATGAAGCCGCTGGAAGGAAAGGCCGTGATTCCGGATAAATCCTTCTTAAGACCGGACCTTATCGTTACCGATACCGTATACTCTCCGGCGGAGACCGAGCTTCTTAGAATGGCAAAAGAAGTGGGCTGCAAGAACATGAACGGATTCGGCATGATGCTCTTCCAGGGCGCGGCAGCATTTAAACTCTGGACCGGAAAAGAGATGCCGATCGAGCACATGAAGGAAGTTCTCGGAATTAAATACGGAGCGTAG
- a CDS encoding ion channel, whose product MKPRKKIYLYIIAAVFLIYIALLTILYFSESSSDHAIIRTFGDAIWYSLVTLTTVGYGDLIPVTPLGHVVGIIFLILSAGIMVTLLGAAVSFLTSEGLPFLLLQFQRHKNWYYFADYGVESNTLAANICKEDTDAVIIFGEKRSGQSESPNYPCLFLSASPDRIVAQKKNVGTKCKVFLMKENDIGMNSRAVNLHELPVEVYARTTNGQDKLSGNIHFFHSYECCARQYWRSKPLCRHEKTIVLIGFGNYGYSILERAILTNIIATDQHVAYHILSGQSYLSEGTAELQRREQAALGEETPDLRSDSVDEFLTLHYRLGELFSINEESDTRDSLIFHTGFWGENREILERADRIIICEDDEQNGWSIFWRLNKYYRIHGRIDLRSSRRAPGVSYFGTNEEIYTSWQIIRTELNRAAITINEIFRRAVSYPTLSWEELDDFHRQSKIVAADHLLMKVRILLGDETITELTDSSMEKAYARFRQNVVSEEAREEYRKLDHMRWLRFYTFYNWSYGPVRDDAKRQHPMLCRYEELTPEQRKERDAAWELLGSMVQMDEERSQGNLQIDKS is encoded by the coding sequence ATGAAGCCGAGAAAGAAAATCTATCTGTATATAATCGCAGCCGTATTTCTGATATACATAGCCCTTTTGACTATTCTTTATTTTTCCGAGTCGTCCAGCGATCACGCCATAATCCGGACCTTTGGCGATGCAATCTGGTATTCTCTGGTCACGCTGACGACAGTGGGGTACGGCGATCTGATACCGGTAACCCCGCTGGGACATGTGGTGGGAATTATTTTTTTGATTTTGTCCGCCGGGATTATGGTGACTTTGCTCGGGGCGGCGGTGTCTTTTCTTACCAGCGAGGGATTGCCATTTCTGCTGCTTCAGTTTCAGCGGCATAAGAATTGGTATTATTTTGCGGATTACGGTGTGGAATCCAACACGCTGGCAGCTAATATTTGTAAGGAAGACACAGATGCAGTCATTATATTTGGTGAGAAGAGGAGCGGTCAGAGCGAAAGCCCCAATTATCCTTGTCTGTTTCTCAGTGCGTCCCCGGACAGAATTGTGGCGCAAAAGAAGAATGTTGGTACGAAGTGCAAGGTCTTTCTGATGAAGGAAAATGACATCGGTATGAACAGCCGGGCGGTGAACCTTCACGAATTGCCGGTTGAGGTGTATGCGAGAACGACTAACGGGCAGGATAAGCTATCGGGAAATATTCATTTTTTCCATAGCTATGAATGTTGTGCCAGACAGTATTGGAGGTCGAAACCTTTATGCAGGCATGAAAAAACAATCGTGCTCATCGGCTTTGGAAATTATGGATACAGCATTCTGGAGCGGGCGATTTTGACCAATATCATCGCCACTGACCAACATGTAGCCTATCATATTTTGAGCGGTCAGTCATACTTAAGTGAGGGGACGGCAGAGCTTCAGCGCAGAGAGCAGGCAGCTCTAGGGGAGGAAACACCGGATTTGCGTTCCGACAGTGTAGATGAGTTTTTGACACTGCATTATCGATTGGGAGAATTGTTTTCCATTAATGAAGAATCTGATACAAGAGATTCCCTGATTTTCCATACCGGTTTTTGGGGAGAGAATCGAGAGATTCTTGAAAGGGCAGACCGGATCATTATCTGTGAAGATGATGAGCAGAATGGCTGGAGTATTTTCTGGAGACTGAATAAGTATTACAGAATCCATGGGCGGATTGATCTGCGCAGCAGCCGGAGGGCGCCGGGGGTATCGTATTTTGGAACCAATGAAGAAATCTACACCTCCTGGCAGATCATACGGACGGAGCTGAACCGGGCTGCAATTACCATCAATGAGATTTTTCGAAGAGCGGTCTCTTATCCAACACTCAGCTGGGAAGAATTAGATGATTTTCACAGGCAGTCCAAGATCGTGGCGGCGGACCACCTTCTGATGAAGGTGCGGATTCTGCTGGGTGATGAGACGATTACGGAGCTTACGGATTCGTCGATGGAGAAGGCATATGCCAGGTTTAGGCAGAATGTTGTCTCAGAGGAGGCAAGAGAGGAGTATCGTAAGCTGGATCATATGCGGTGGCTTCGGTTCTATACCTTTTATAATTGGAGTTATGGCCCTGTCCGTGACGATGCGAAGAGGCAGCACCCGATGTTGTGCAGGTATGAAGAACTGACGCCGGAGCAGAGGAAAGAGCGTGATGCAGCATGGGAACTGCTGGGGAGTATGGTGCAGATGGACGAGGAACGTTCGCAAGGGAATTTACAGATCGATAAATCATAA
- a CDS encoding type II toxin-antitoxin system RelB/DinJ family antitoxin has product MKEQTLIQFRADKALKQEVAEIYEALGMDLPTAFRMFMTRSKQVRGLPFEATLPETTITRTDALNAISMLRRQASDVPEMTLEEINAEIADARAARKAVQE; this is encoded by the coding sequence ATGAAGGAACAAACACTAATTCAATTTCGTGCAGATAAAGCTTTGAAACAGGAAGTGGCAGAAATCTATGAAGCTTTGGGTATGGATTTACCTACGGCATTCCGCATGTTTATGACACGTTCAAAACAGGTGCGCGGATTACCTTTTGAAGCAACGTTACCAGAAACTACTATTACCAGAACTGACGCGCTGAATGCCATTTCTATGCTGCGCAGACAGGCATCTGACGTACCAGAAATGACATTAGAAGAAATCAACGCAGAAATCGCTGACGCGCGTGCTGCAAGAAAGGCGGTACAAGAATGA
- a CDS encoding MFS transporter: protein MNKKYIPSALILYMNYFIHGIGCSILSQQVVKELLIEQWGVEDVMTVTAIAAALGLGRLISLPFAGPLSDKLGRRLSVLIGVASYVIFFVGIAFSPNMQVAYIAAVLGGIANSFLDTATYPAVAEIMYKYTGIATMGIKFFISVAQLLMPFFLGLVVATKMSYLTLPLVAGIVIAVLGVLAIFAPLPAESQSAKGESFLNNLKNAHFSVESIALILIGFTSTATFQLWLNCAQTFGKEIAGIASEKVSMMQTYYSAGTMVALIVTSILITKFKQVRFLVIYPAISTIMLVLVYLVKTPMICYVGAFVIGYAAAGGVLQMATATVNDLFPKIKGTITSLVMIASSLCNYTILSAASKMTSTGVIVMNIVITVIGVLLAVFVNARYGTLLKNAEASK, encoded by the coding sequence ATGAATAAAAAATACATACCCAGCGCATTGATTCTATACATGAATTATTTTATCCACGGTATTGGCTGTTCCATCTTGAGCCAGCAGGTCGTAAAAGAACTGTTGATCGAGCAGTGGGGCGTGGAAGATGTTATGACAGTAACCGCCATCGCGGCAGCACTTGGACTTGGACGTCTGATTTCCCTCCCGTTTGCAGGACCCCTGTCCGATAAACTGGGACGCCGTCTCTCCGTGCTGATCGGCGTGGCGTCTTATGTGATCTTCTTTGTGGGAATCGCATTTTCACCGAATATGCAGGTGGCTTATATCGCGGCAGTTCTTGGCGGAATTGCAAACTCCTTCCTGGATACGGCGACCTACCCGGCAGTTGCGGAAATCATGTACAAATATACCGGTATTGCGACCATGGGAATCAAATTCTTCATTTCTGTTGCACAGCTTCTGATGCCATTCTTCTTAGGTCTTGTGGTAGCAACAAAAATGTCGTATTTGACACTTCCTCTGGTAGCTGGTATTGTAATAGCAGTACTTGGGGTACTGGCAATCTTTGCACCGCTGCCGGCGGAATCGCAGAGCGCAAAGGGAGAGTCCTTCCTGAACAATCTGAAAAATGCGCATTTCTCCGTAGAGAGTATCGCATTGATCCTGATTGGTTTTACCAGTACGGCAACGTTCCAGCTCTGGCTGAACTGCGCGCAGACATTTGGTAAGGAGATCGCAGGTATTGCGTCTGAGAAGGTTTCCATGATGCAGACCTATTACTCAGCAGGAACGATGGTCGCGCTGATCGTGACGAGTATTTTGATCACCAAGTTCAAACAGGTACGTTTTCTGGTGATTTATCCGGCGATTTCCACGATCATGCTGGTTCTGGTCTACCTCGTTAAGACACCGATGATCTGCTATGTAGGCGCCTTCGTTATCGGATATGCGGCGGCAGGCGGAGTACTTCAGATGGCGACCGCAACGGTAAATGACCTGTTCCCGAAGATTAAAGGAACAATCACAAGTCTTGTCATGATTGCTTCCAGCCTTTGCAACTATACGATTTTAAGTGCGGCGTCCAAGATGACCTCTACCGGCGTTATCGTAATGAATATCGTAATTACAGTGATCGGCGTCCTTCTTGCTGTTTTCGTAAATGCAAGATATGGTACCCTTTTGAAAAATGCAGAGGCGTCTAAGTAG
- a CDS encoding TRAP transporter substrate-binding protein — protein MLTGCQSRTSEEEQRYAWPLGTASPEDTVTQIYAEEFVKEVERLSGGKMKIQVYPNSTLGGDRELLETCKDGDIPFVIQNTAPQVTFMPDLAIFDMPCIFNSIQEARDKVDEPGFYGLMEKVYQKGGYRLLGYADQGFRVMSTNKEITVFSDFKGQKIRTMENSYHMDFWKELDASPTPMTFSEVYIGLQQGTIDAQENPYEVIVSNRLYEQQDYVVETNHLPHLISLVVSDEFFQELSREEQEIITQAAGTAKQAARKASDDRIAAKIEEIEASGTKIIKLDESVTREMREASRPVYDAIEESVSREIVEAYLK, from the coding sequence ATGCTGACCGGCTGTCAGAGCAGAACATCTGAGGAAGAACAGCGCTACGCCTGGCCTCTCGGAACCGCCAGCCCCGAAGATACGGTAACGCAGATTTACGCGGAGGAGTTCGTAAAAGAGGTAGAGCGCTTAAGCGGGGGGAAAATGAAGATCCAGGTCTACCCCAACAGTACGCTCGGGGGAGACCGTGAGCTTCTTGAGACCTGCAAGGACGGTGACATTCCGTTTGTGATCCAGAATACGGCGCCTCAGGTCACGTTCATGCCGGATCTTGCGATTTTTGACATGCCCTGTATATTCAATAGTATCCAGGAAGCACGGGATAAGGTAGATGAACCTGGGTTCTATGGTTTGATGGAGAAGGTCTATCAAAAGGGCGGATATAGGCTTCTCGGATATGCGGACCAGGGCTTCCGTGTCATGTCTACCAACAAAGAGATCACGGTATTTTCGGATTTTAAAGGCCAGAAGATCCGTACCATGGAGAATTCCTATCACATGGATTTCTGGAAGGAGCTGGACGCGTCTCCGACTCCGATGACCTTCAGCGAGGTCTACATAGGGCTTCAGCAGGGAACCATTGACGCACAGGAGAATCCCTATGAGGTCATTGTTTCCAACCGCCTGTATGAGCAGCAGGATTACGTGGTGGAGACCAATCATTTGCCACATTTGATCTCGCTGGTCGTCAGTGATGAATTTTTCCAGGAGCTTTCAAGGGAAGAGCAGGAGATTATTACCCAGGCTGCCGGGACAGCAAAACAGGCGGCGCGGAAGGCATCAGATGATAGAATCGCTGCAAAAATAGAAGAAATCGAAGCAAGTGGAACGAAGATCATTAAGTTGGACGAGAGTGTGACCCGGGAAATGCGGGAGGCCTCCCGGCCGGTGTACGATGCCATTGAGGAGAGCGTGAGCAGGGAAATCGTGGAGGCATATTTAAAATAG
- a CDS encoding FtsX-like permease family protein, with the protein MLNNKNRDYGIMKALGFTTGQLILQTALSFMPTTILAIVVGLIVCSQIINPLTALFLSGIGIVKCTFTVPIGFTIAAGIGLVLFTFVVACLLSLKIRKIAPRALLSGE; encoded by the coding sequence ATGCTGAATAATAAAAATCGTGATTATGGAATTATGAAGGCGCTTGGTTTTACGACAGGACAGCTGATTCTGCAAACAGCGTTGTCATTCATGCCCACGACCATTTTAGCTATCGTGGTTGGGCTTATCGTATGCAGCCAGATCATTAATCCGCTGACCGCATTATTCTTAAGTGGTATCGGAATCGTAAAATGCACGTTTACCGTTCCAATCGGATTTACCATAGCTGCGGGTATCGGTCTCGTATTATTTACTTTTGTGGTGGCGTGCCTGTTATCTTTGAAAATCAGGAAAATTGCTCCGAGAGCATTGCTTTCAGGAGAATAA
- a CDS encoding TRAP transporter small permease yields MKKIVSWLNDSLEEFLMVVSLILMTVIMGIQVFSRYVLGAAPSWSEELTRYLFVWAGFISVSYCTKRCVSIKIEQFVSMFPRRGKAMFKLVNHTIELTFFFYLIPFAVKYLMSAVESGQVSPACHIPMYYIQAAPLVSFILVAIRIVQRWWIELQTVRSKEEKEE; encoded by the coding sequence ATGAAAAAAATAGTGTCATGGCTTAATGACAGTTTAGAGGAATTCCTGATGGTCGTAAGTCTGATTTTAATGACGGTCATCATGGGGATTCAGGTGTTTTCCAGATATGTGCTCGGCGCGGCGCCTTCCTGGTCGGAAGAACTGACCCGATATCTGTTCGTGTGGGCGGGCTTTATCAGTGTCAGCTATTGCACGAAGCGATGTGTGTCCATTAAAATAGAGCAATTTGTATCCATGTTCCCCAGGCGCGGGAAAGCCATGTTCAAGCTGGTCAATCACACGATAGAATTGACGTTCTTTTTCTATCTGATTCCGTTTGCAGTGAAATACCTGATGTCTGCTGTGGAAAGCGGCCAGGTCAGCCCGGCGTGCCATATACCGATGTACTATATTCAGGCGGCGCCCCTTGTCAGTTTTATATTAGTGGCGATACGGATCGTGCAGAGGTGGTGGATTGAATTACAAACTGTTCGCAGTAAAGAGGAAAAGGAGGAATAG
- a CDS encoding helix-turn-helix transcriptional regulator, with protein sequence MNQEAIGKFIAECRKEKNLTQMQLAEKLNITNRAVSKWETGKSCPDVSIMLELCDILGITVNELLSGERITMENYQKKAEENLIELQRKKDKAQKSLAKIEMIWLVIALLLVPVHLAINYYYPENNGTGIGLVIAVVGLVMYVVYFVKYYEIRLK encoded by the coding sequence ATGAATCAGGAAGCAATCGGAAAATTTATTGCCGAGTGCCGTAAGGAAAAAAACCTTACGCAAATGCAGTTGGCGGAAAAACTTAACATTACCAATCGGGCGGTCTCTAAATGGGAAACGGGAAAAAGCTGTCCAGATGTGTCTATTATGCTGGAATTATGTGATATTCTCGGAATTACCGTGAATGAGCTGCTCTCCGGAGAAAGGATTACTATGGAAAATTATCAGAAAAAGGCGGAAGAAAATCTTATTGAGTTACAGAGAAAGAAGGATAAGGCACAGAAAAGTTTAGCAAAAATAGAAATGATATGGCTGGTGATAGCGTTGCTCCTAGTACCCGTTCATCTCGCTATCAACTACTATTATCCTGAAAACAACGGAACTGGAATCGGTCTCGTAATTGCAGTAGTTGGGCTGGTCATGTATGTCGTTTATTTTGTGAAATATTATGAAATTAGACTCAAGTAA
- a CDS encoding TRAP transporter large permease yields MPAIVVFLIFIVCLVIAIPVSISLGIVAVLPGAFDSSFTASGQFVIRSMLGGIDSFPLLAVPMFVLSGIVMAKGGISRKLFDVFAYFLGKLTAGMPCAVIVTCLFYGAISGSAPATVAAVGSMTIPVLTKLGYDKEFSTAVVAVAGGLGVIIPPSIPFIMYGMASGESVSDLFLSGIIPGLLIGGLLMFYAVLYCKKNGEDKEKISEVVDALHAKGFLKVLRESFFALLSPVIILGCIYSGIASPTEAAVISVFYALIVSMFIYKSIKVKDIWGIMVEAVRTYAPIMFILASSVAFSRVLTLMQVPQSVSAWILTHFTNKIILLLVINVFLLIVGMVMDTTPAILILTPILLPIVTAVGMNPVHFGIMMVVNLAIGFVTPPIGVNLFVASSLTDIPVMKIAKKAMPMILYFLVALLVITFVPAVSTMFL; encoded by the coding sequence ATGCCGGCAATCGTAGTTTTTTTGATTTTTATAGTATGCCTTGTCATTGCGATTCCGGTCTCAATTTCTCTGGGAATCGTAGCCGTTCTGCCGGGTGCATTTGATTCGTCCTTTACGGCCTCCGGCCAGTTCGTGATCCGTTCCATGTTAGGTGGGATCGACAGCTTTCCACTTCTTGCGGTCCCGATGTTCGTTCTGTCAGGGATCGTGATGGCAAAAGGAGGAATATCCCGGAAATTATTTGATGTGTTCGCCTATTTTCTGGGAAAGCTGACCGCGGGCATGCCCTGTGCGGTCATCGTGACCTGCCTGTTTTATGGGGCGATTTCCGGGTCGGCTCCGGCGACGGTGGCGGCCGTGGGGAGTATGACCATTCCAGTCCTTACGAAGCTGGGATACGATAAAGAGTTCTCGACTGCCGTGGTGGCGGTCGCCGGAGGGCTGGGAGTCATTATTCCGCCCAGCATTCCGTTTATTATGTATGGTATGGCCTCCGGGGAGTCGGTCAGTGATCTGTTTCTGTCCGGAATTATTCCGGGGCTTCTGATCGGAGGGCTTCTGATGTTCTATGCAGTCCTATATTGCAAAAAGAACGGGGAGGACAAGGAGAAAATCAGCGAGGTGGTAGATGCGCTTCACGCCAAAGGATTTCTCAAGGTACTAAGGGAGAGTTTCTTCGCTCTGTTGAGCCCGGTCATCATTCTTGGCTGCATTTACTCGGGAATCGCTTCTCCCACAGAAGCGGCGGTAATCTCGGTATTTTATGCACTGATCGTCAGTATGTTCATTTATAAGTCGATCAAGGTAAAAGATATCTGGGGAATCATGGTGGAGGCGGTGCGCACCTATGCTCCGATCATGTTCATACTGGCTTCCTCCGTGGCGTTTTCCAGGGTGCTGACCCTGATGCAGGTGCCGCAGAGTGTAAGCGCCTGGATCCTGACGCATTTTACCAACAAGATCATTCTCCTTCTGGTGATCAATGTGTTCCTGCTTATTGTGGGAATGGTCATGGACACCACCCCGGCGATCCTGATCCTGACGCCGATTCTTCTGCCTATCGTGACGGCAGTGGGAATGAATCCGGTGCATTTCGGTATTATGATGGTCGTGAACCTTGCGATTGGATTTGTAACTCCGCCGATCGGCGTGAATCTGTTCGTGGCAAGCTCGCTTACGGATATCCCGGTGATGAAAATTGCGAAAAAGGCGATGCCTATGATTCTTTATTTTTTGGTCGCGCTTCTCGTCATCACCTTCGTACCGGCGGTAAGCACCATGTTCTTATAG
- a CDS encoding response regulator transcription factor, protein MTYDCLIIDDEKLLADSTAEYFNLFGVKTAIAYSVSDCRDFFRENTAELLLLDINLGDGSGFSLCKELRETTEIPILFISARTSDDDQIIAFSIGGDDYIQKPYSLSVLLAKVKAVLKRYGSKSKERYADGRLTEDFNARQVLVDGTSVKLTSLE, encoded by the coding sequence ATGACATATGATTGCTTGATCATAGACGATGAAAAGCTGCTTGCAGACAGTACTGCCGAATATTTCAATTTGTTTGGCGTTAAAACTGCGATCGCATATAGTGTTTCAGATTGCAGAGATTTTTTCAGGGAAAACACAGCGGAACTGCTTTTACTTGATATCAACCTCGGTGATGGCAGTGGTTTTTCGTTGTGCAAAGAACTTCGGGAGACCACCGAAATCCCCATTCTCTTCATTTCAGCGCGAACGAGCGATGACGATCAGATTATCGCGTTCAGTATAGGCGGTGATGATTATATACAAAAGCCTTATTCTCTCAGCGTCCTCTTGGCAAAAGTCAAGGCGGTACTGAAACGGTACGGAAGCAAGAGTAAAGAGAGGTACGCTGACGGGCGTTTGACTGAGGATTTTAATGCGAGGCAGGTTCTTGTAGACGGAACCTCTGTAAAACTGACATCGCTTGAATAA
- a CDS encoding IS1634 family transposase yields MKLTVSKSKNSASFYVQKTIRKPDGRVTTVTVEKLGNLTEVTAKAGGKDPYVWAQEYVNELNRKEYDENKEILISYSPSKLLKKNEQKLFNCGYLFLQNIYYSLGLDKICRDISSRHSFAYDLNDVLSKLIYTRILYPSSKLSSNRQATKFIEQPTFELHDIYRTLSVLSEENDLIQAQLYKNSQKVCERRKDVLYYDCTNYFFEIEEADDLRRYGKSKQHQPLPIVGMGLFMDHDGIPLAFDIYPGNKNEQPTLKPLEQKVLRDYGLDQIIVCTDAGLSSKTNRKFNDRKINGVQLRSFITIQSIKQLPDYLKDFALDPDGWHLPGSDETFNLNEIDEAKNYKNIFYKDRWIKEDLSQRKIKKGAQPLEQHLVVSFSPKYKAYQRKIRNGQVERAQQLINDGKYKQRPKNQNDPHRFISREKATKDGEVCSEEIVYLNTDAIREEERYDGFYAVCTNLDDMSVEEIVRINKKRWEIEECFRVMKTEFRARPVYLQTEDHIRAHFITCFIALVIYRILEKELKEAYTCEEIIDTLKNMMMARPGEKLGYTPVYTRTDLTDRLHETAGFRTDYQIITDVNMRKIIRASKKKK; encoded by the coding sequence ATGAAACTTACAGTAAGCAAATCGAAAAATTCTGCATCCTTTTATGTACAGAAAACAATCCGAAAACCAGATGGCCGTGTGACCACTGTCACAGTTGAAAAACTTGGCAACCTGACAGAAGTCACCGCAAAAGCCGGTGGTAAGGATCCCTATGTATGGGCACAGGAGTATGTCAATGAATTAAATCGCAAAGAGTATGATGAGAACAAAGAAATCCTTATCAGCTATTCTCCTTCAAAGCTCCTGAAGAAAAATGAACAGAAGCTTTTTAACTGCGGTTATCTCTTCCTGCAGAACATTTATTATAGTTTGGGGCTGGACAAAATATGCAGGGATATTTCCTCCCGTCATTCTTTTGCTTATGATTTGAATGATGTCCTTTCGAAGCTTATTTATACAAGAATTCTTTATCCATCTTCAAAACTGTCCTCCAACAGACAGGCCACGAAATTTATTGAGCAGCCCACATTCGAACTGCATGACATCTACAGGACCCTTTCTGTCCTTTCGGAAGAAAATGATCTTATACAGGCACAGCTTTATAAAAACAGCCAGAAGGTCTGCGAACGCAGGAAAGATGTCCTTTATTATGACTGTACGAATTACTTCTTTGAGATTGAAGAGGCAGATGATCTGCGCCGCTATGGAAAATCCAAACAGCACCAGCCCCTCCCTATCGTTGGTATGGGACTGTTCATGGATCACGACGGCATTCCGCTGGCCTTCGATATTTATCCCGGAAACAAAAATGAACAGCCCACTTTGAAACCACTGGAGCAAAAAGTACTCCGCGATTACGGACTTGACCAGATCATCGTCTGTACAGATGCAGGGCTTTCTTCCAAGACAAACCGGAAGTTCAATGACAGAAAGATTAATGGTGTACAGCTCCGTAGTTTTATTACCATACAATCCATAAAACAGCTGCCTGACTATCTCAAGGATTTTGCACTTGATCCAGACGGATGGCACCTGCCAGGTTCTGATGAAACCTTTAATCTCAACGAGATCGATGAAGCAAAGAATTATAAAAACATTTTTTATAAGGATCGCTGGATCAAAGAGGACCTCTCCCAACGGAAGATCAAAAAAGGAGCCCAGCCATTAGAACAACATCTGGTCGTTTCTTTTTCTCCAAAATATAAAGCTTATCAGAGGAAGATCCGGAACGGGCAGGTCGAGCGTGCACAGCAGCTTATTAATGATGGGAAGTATAAACAGCGTCCCAAGAACCAGAATGACCCGCACAGATTTATCTCCAGAGAGAAAGCAACCAAAGATGGAGAAGTCTGCTCAGAAGAGATCGTGTATCTTAATACAGATGCAATCCGGGAAGAAGAACGTTATGATGGTTTCTATGCTGTATGCACGAACCTGGATGATATGAGTGTAGAAGAGATCGTAAGAATCAACAAGAAGCGCTGGGAGATTGAAGAATGTTTCCGGGTCATGAAAACGGAATTCAGGGCCCGCCCCGTATACCTTCAGACAGAAGACCATATCCGTGCCCATTTCATCACTTGTTTTATAGCACTTGTTATCTACAGGATTCTGGAAAAGGAACTCAAAGAAGCCTATACATGTGAGGAAATCATAGATACTTTAAAGAACATGATGATGGCCCGCCCCGGTGAGAAACTGGGGTACACACCCGTTTATACAAGGACGGATCTGACGGACAGACTACACGAAACAGCCGGATTCCGTACCGATTATCAAATCATAACTGATGTAAATATGAGGAAAATAATACGAGCCTCAAAGAAGAAAAAGTAA
- the aroD gene encoding type I 3-dehydroquinate dehydratase codes for MNPVEVRNIKIGEGVPKICVPIVGVTKEEIINEAKTFDSIPVDVVEWRVDWFEGVFDIEQVKDVLKELRAVLKETPILFTFRTSKEGGEKAIEPKQYAELNKAVAATGNVDLVDVEVFTGDEIVKEIIEGAHSCGVKVVASNHDFDKTPEKEDIIGRLRKMQELGADIPKIAVMPQSKEDVLTLLSATEEMTRKYADRPIITMSMAGTGVISRLCGEVFGSALTFGAAKKASAPGQMGVEDLSTVLNLLHKSL; via the coding sequence ATGAATCCAGTAGAAGTCAGAAATATTAAGATCGGAGAAGGAGTTCCGAAAATCTGCGTTCCGATCGTAGGCGTTACGAAAGAAGAAATCATAAATGAAGCAAAGACCTTCGACAGCATTCCGGTGGACGTTGTGGAGTGGCGTGTGGACTGGTTCGAGGGCGTATTCGATATCGAACAGGTAAAAGACGTTCTTAAGGAGCTCCGCGCAGTATTAAAAGAGACACCGATCCTGTTTACCTTCCGTACCTCCAAAGAAGGCGGCGAGAAAGCAATCGAGCCGAAACAGTACGCAGAGCTTAACAAGGCTGTCGCTGCGACCGGCAATGTGGATCTGGTAGACGTAGAAGTATTTACCGGTGATGAGATCGTAAAAGAGATCATTGAGGGAGCACATAGCTGCGGAGTGAAAGTAGTAGCCTCCAACCACGACTTTGACAAAACTCCGGAAAAAGAGGATATCATAGGAAGACTTCGCAAAATGCAGGAATTAGGCGCGGATATTCCGAAGATCGCGGTGATGCCGCAGAGCAAAGAGGACGTACTGACCCTTCTTAGCGCAACAGAAGAAATGACCCGTAAATATGCGGATCGTCCGATCATCACCATGTCCATGGCGGGCACTGGCGTGATCAGCCGACTTTGTGGAGAGGTGTTCGGTTCCGCCCTTACCTTCGGAGCAGCGAAAAAAGCATCTGCACCGGGACAGATGGGCGTGGAGGACCTAAGTACCGTTTTGAACCTGCTGCACAAGAGTCTGTAA